The following proteins are encoded in a genomic region of Hydra vulgaris chromosome 05, alternate assembly HydraT2T_AEP:
- the LOC136080125 gene encoding uncharacterized protein LOC136080125: protein MPSSAHNLNLAGVYSAESSVEVKNYFGRVQSLYNLFSGSPSRWKVLIETTGLSLHQTSQTRWSARIEAVKPLVKRSREILESLKKLRDFDLTADQLNKVKSLEKWVHSFEFIVMKTFWYKTLQSINYVSLALQSENISLDDEMKLIKTLIEDLNRLRSSWTSILNEARLIASGLASFGFQSEFVKKRTKKRKTFHEVVRNIAHFHEDEAKEFEVSVFNTTLVTLIQQVSNRFQAAEKTTNMFSFLWSLKSLVMSNEEESEESVEAPIQLEEKCKVLAQIYATDVEEEKLIEEVRHLDALKRSNLFGPKESLTSMKLLNGIYQKGLQPLFESVCILLRIFNTIPVSVAESERSFSKLALVKTALRSTMSQERLTNLLVISIEHDLAKKLCYNEVISKFAMSKARKINLL, encoded by the coding sequence ATGCCAAGCAGCGCTCATAATCTCAACCTTGCTGGTGTTTATTCGGCTGAATCTTCGGTTGAAGTCAAGAACTACTTTGGCCGAGTCCAGTCACTTTACAATCTTTTCAGTGGAAGCCCTAGTCGGTGGAAAGTCTTGATTGAAACCACTGGTTTGTCCCTTCATCAAACGTCGCAAACCAGATGGAGTGCGCGAATCGAGGCCGTGAAGCCGTTAGTCAAGCGATCCAGGGAAATCCTCGAATCTTTGAAAAAGCTCCGCGATTTTGATCTAACAGCTGATCAATTGAATAAAGTAAAATCTCTGGAGAAGTGGGTTCATTCATTCGAGTTCATCGTAATGAAAACCTTTTGGTATAAAACTCTTCAATCAATCAACTACGTGAGCCTTGCACTCCAATCAGAAAATATCTCCTTGGACGACGAGATGAAACTCATTAAGACTCTTATTGAAGATCTAAATCGACTAAGATCATCTTGGACCAGCATCCTTAATGAGGCACGTTTGATAGCATCTGGTCTTGCTTCTTTTGGTTTCCAATCAGAATTTGTGAAGAAGAGGACGAAAAAAAGGAAGACCTTTCACGAAGTGGTGAGGAACATCGCTCATTTCCATGAAGACGAAGCAAAAGAGTTTGAGGTGAGCGTATTCAATACCACTCTTGTTACTCTTATTCAGCAGGTCAGCAATAGATTCCAAGCTGCTGAGAAGACGACGAATATGTTTTCGTTCTTGTGGTCATTGAAATCTCTTGTTATGTCAAATGAAGAAGAATCAGAAGAAAGTGTTGAAGCACCTATCCAATTGGAGGAGAAATGCAAGGTCTTGGCACAAATCTACGCGACCGATGTTGAGGAAGAGAAACTTATTGAAGAGGTCCGCCACCTCGATGCTCTGAAGCGATCCAATCTTTTTGGTCCAAAAGAATCTCTCACTTCCATGAAGTTATTGAATGGAATATACCAGAAAGGTCTTCAGCCGCTCTTCGAATCAGTCTGCATTTTGCTGCGCATCTTCAACACCATCCCTGTTTCTGTTGCGGAAAGCGAGAGATCTTTTAGTAAGCTTGCTCTAGTTAAGACAGCTTTAAGGTCTACAATGAGCCAAGAACGACTCACGAATCTTCTGGTTATTTCCATTGAGCATGATCTTGCCAAAAAGTTGTGCTACAATGAAGTGATTTCCAAATTCGCCATGAGTAAAGCTCGAAAGATCAATCTCCTCTGA
- the LOC136080126 gene encoding zinc finger MYM-type protein 5-like encodes MSGFKKKDSGCQVRKNAAQRTANEEKNKRTLQDCGITVGTENDVTDISESSGEPLSKIGMVAVNEENILVLPTEEPIATIPSNDPALWTAHLSKVERDSVLLQGLPRNPSAFPKDSNKKKVPESIFYETSLNAEKTCRDWLVWSVFKKSFICFPCSLFGSKQSFGIGHQSHLLRWNDGISCNWHKLPEKVKSHQNNAQHRNFYIEWKTALESLEDQSGIDAALENSIRNEAARWREILRCILDVTLFLASRNLSFRGKSIYNYSIVIPTIFKSI; translated from the exons atgtctggttttaaaaagaaagattcTGGTTGTCAAGTAAGAAAGAATGCTGCTCAAAGAACTGCGAATGAGGAAAAGAACAAACGCACTCTTCAAGACTGTGGTATTACA gttGGAACTGAAAACGATGTCACTGACATTTCTGAAAGCTCGGGAGAGCCCCTATCAAAAATTGGAATGGTAGCTGTGAATGAAGAGAATATTTTG GTGTTGCCAACAGAAGAACCCATCGCTACCATTCCTTCCAATGATCCTGCTTTGTGGACAGCACATCTTTCCAAAGTGGAAAGAGATTCTGTGCTTCTACAGGGGCTTCCTCGAAATCCTTCAGCTTTCCCGAAAGATTCTAATAAGAAGAAGGTTCCTGAATCAATTTTCTACGAAACTTCTCTCAACGCGGAGAAGACATGCCGAGATTGGCTGGTCTGGAGTGTATTTAAGAAATCATTCATTTGCTTTCCGTGTTCTCTGTTTGGAAGCAAACAATCTTTTGGGATCGGACACCAGTCGCACCTTCTAAGATGGAATGATGGAATAAGCTGCAACTGGCACAAGCTACCTGAGAAAGTCAAAAGTCACCAGAATAACGCCCAGCATCGAAACTTTTACATAGAATGGAAAACGGCGCTAGAAAGCTTAGAAGATCAAAGCGGAATAGATGCAGCTCTTGAAAACTCGATAAGAAATGAAGCAGCCAGGTGGCGTGAAATTCTACGATGCATCTTAGATGTTACTCTTTTTTTAGCGTCACGAAACCTTAGTTTCAGAGGTAAATCTATTTACAATTATTCTATTGTGATACCGACTATCTTTAAATCTATTTAG